The window ACACGCCCATTTTATTTAACTGCAAGTGAAGATCGCTTAATGGATAAATTTGGAACAGCTGTCCGCCTTCAAGAAAAAGCAGGTAAAGGAAAAATAGAAATAGAATACTTATCAAAAGATGACTTAACTAGAATTTTAGATATTCTAGATATCTCATTTGATGATTAAAATGGGAGGTTAAGATATGTATGACTTAGGCGATATCGTGGAGATGAAAAAACCACACGCTTGCCAAACTAACCGATGGGAAATAATTCGCATGGGAATGGACATCAAAATGCGCTGTGAGAACTGTCGTCATATCGTGATGATGCCTCGCAAAGAATTCGACAAAAAAATCAAACGCGTATTGGTAAAAAAAGGTGATTGAGATGGGTGTTTTACTTCAAGAAATATGCAAGAAGTGACAAAAGTATTGGAAAATACTTTTGAGAACTTCTTCATAATTCCGAAGAAGTAGCCCACGAAATTCCGCAGATAAAAAGGTGATTGAGATGGCGACTGACTTTCGATTCACAACCTATTACCTAGAAAGTTGCTATCGAAATCCAGCAAAAAAGGTCATCTTATCAATACAGAACACAACTAAAACAATAAAGCCGATGGGGCGTGATGATTCAAGTCACACCCCATTGTCTTGTGACTATTAACCAAAGAAAGAGGAAATTATTATGTCATTAACAGCAGGAATCGTTGGTTTACCTAACGTTGGGAAATCAACTTTATTCAATGCTATTACCAAAGCAGGAGTAGAAGCAGCAAACTATCCATTTGCGACTATTGACCCAAACGTCGGAATGGTAGAAGTACCAGACTATCGTTTAGATGAATTAACAAAATTAGTTAATCCTAAAAAAACAGTGCCAACAACGTTTGAATTCACGGATATCGCCGGAATCGTACGTGGAGCAAGTAAAGGTGAAGGATTAGGGAACCAATTTTTAAGCCATATTCGCCAAGTAGACGCGATTT is drawn from Vagococcus xieshaowenii and contains these coding sequences:
- a CDS encoding DUF951 domain-containing protein; its protein translation is MYDLGDIVEMKKPHACQTNRWEIIRMGMDIKMRCENCRHIVMMPRKEFDKKIKRVLVKKGD